A window of Tautonia plasticadhaerens contains these coding sequences:
- a CDS encoding CocE/NonD family hydrolase, translated as MTTIRPGLSAFSLLVPLLLPWSAIGRDDGAGLEPRDRFEKSEHMVPMRDGVRLFTAVYRPRDAGPDSAYPILINRTPYGCRPYGEDELPARIGPSREMMEEGYIVVYQDVRGRYRSEGTYENMRPHEPGDLPIDESSDAYDTIEWLLGNVEGHNGRVGIWGISYPGFYAAASLPESHPALVAASPQAPIADFYFDDFHHNGAYTLSYFLITPVFGYQKDGPEESAWYEIVDPGTRDGYKFYLDLGPLKNADRYYGEDNVFWRQIAEHPNYDEFWRRRGILPHLDDVKAAVMVVGGWFDAEDLYGPLNIYQTLERENPGVFNMLVMGPWSHGDWARAGDAPQVVGNIPFGEGISASYQEGVEARFFRHFLKEGHDPDDPGPDLPEAYTFDTGLKRWGEFDRWPPRGAEATSIYLGDGRSLDREAPGPDDEQPFSGFVSDPATPVPDSGEIRMVMTPRAYMTDDQRFASRRPDVLSFRSEVLEEDVTLAGPIDAHLFVATTGTDADWVVKLIDVYPSDTPPPDGSPEGVEFGDYEQLVRGEILRGRFRDGFEEPVPFVPGEVTEVDVPLQDVYHTFRKGHRILVHVQSSWFPLFDRNPQTFVPNIFEADDDDFVAREHRVYHSAEFPSRLDVRILPAGD; from the coding sequence CCCCGGGATCGCTTCGAGAAGTCGGAGCACATGGTCCCGATGCGGGACGGGGTGAGGCTCTTCACCGCCGTCTACCGGCCCAGGGACGCGGGCCCGGACTCTGCGTACCCGATCCTCATCAATCGGACGCCCTACGGCTGCCGGCCGTACGGGGAGGACGAGTTGCCGGCCCGGATCGGCCCGTCTCGGGAGATGATGGAGGAGGGATACATCGTCGTCTACCAGGACGTCCGGGGGCGGTACCGATCCGAGGGGACGTACGAGAACATGCGTCCCCACGAGCCGGGCGATCTGCCGATCGACGAGAGCTCGGATGCGTACGACACGATCGAATGGCTGCTGGGGAACGTCGAGGGGCACAACGGCCGGGTCGGCATCTGGGGGATCTCCTATCCCGGCTTCTATGCGGCGGCCTCCCTGCCCGAATCGCATCCGGCGCTGGTGGCGGCCTCGCCCCAGGCGCCGATCGCGGATTTCTATTTCGACGACTTCCACCACAACGGCGCGTATACGCTCAGTTACTTCCTGATCACCCCCGTCTTCGGCTACCAGAAGGACGGGCCGGAGGAGTCGGCCTGGTATGAGATCGTCGACCCCGGGACCCGGGACGGCTACAAGTTCTACCTCGACCTCGGGCCCCTCAAGAACGCCGATCGGTACTACGGGGAGGACAACGTCTTCTGGAGGCAGATCGCCGAGCACCCGAATTACGACGAGTTCTGGAGGAGACGCGGCATCCTCCCGCACCTCGACGACGTGAAGGCGGCCGTGATGGTCGTCGGCGGCTGGTTCGACGCGGAGGACCTCTACGGTCCGTTGAACATCTACCAGACCCTCGAGCGCGAGAACCCGGGCGTCTTCAACATGCTGGTCATGGGCCCCTGGAGCCACGGCGACTGGGCCCGGGCGGGAGACGCCCCTCAGGTGGTCGGCAACATCCCCTTCGGGGAGGGGATCTCCGCCTCCTACCAGGAGGGGGTGGAGGCCCGCTTCTTCCGGCACTTCCTCAAGGAGGGCCACGACCCCGACGACCCCGGCCCCGACCTCCCCGAGGCGTACACCTTCGACACGGGCCTGAAGCGGTGGGGAGAATTCGACCGATGGCCCCCGCGAGGGGCCGAGGCCACCTCGATCTACCTGGGGGACGGCCGGTCCCTCGACCGTGAGGCACCCGGACCGGATGACGAGCAGCCGTTCTCCGGGTTCGTCAGCGACCCGGCCACGCCGGTCCCCGACTCCGGGGAGATCCGGATGGTCATGACCCCCCGGGCCTACATGACCGACGATCAGCGTTTCGCCAGCCGGAGGCCGGATGTGCTCTCGTTCCGATCGGAAGTCCTGGAGGAGGACGTGACCCTCGCCGGCCCGATCGACGCCCACCTGTTCGTGGCCACGACCGGGACCGACGCCGATTGGGTCGTCAAGCTGATCGACGTCTACCCGAGCGACACCCCCCCGCCCGACGGCTCCCCTGAGGGGGTCGAGTTCGGCGACTACGAGCAGCTCGTCCGGGGGGAGATCCTCCGGGGTCGATTCCGGGACGGCTTCGAGGAGCCGGTCCCGTTCGTCCCCGGGGAGGTCACCGAGGTCGATGTGCCTCTCCAGGACGTCTACCACACCTTCAGGAAGGGGCATCGAATCCTGGTGCACGTCCAGAGCAGCTGGTTCCCGCTCTTCGACCGCAATCCCCAGACGTTCGTCCCGAACATCTTCGAGGCGGATGACGACGACTTCGTCGCCAGGGAGCACCGCGTCTACCATTCGGCCGAATTCCCCAGCCGCCTGGACGTCCGGATCTTGCCCGCGGGGGACTAA